One part of the Caproiciproducens sp. CPB-2 genome encodes these proteins:
- a CDS encoding ABC transporter permease — translation MMLWIVAALIMLFLVLPVLIIVPMSFSSSRYLEFPPPGFSPQWYQAFFGNAQWVNSLKISFELAILTTILSLILGILAAEGLSKSEFRGKNAIIETFMMPMLVPGIIVGIAVYRFEAGINLSGTFSGLLIAHVLMAVPFVIRTALASLSGLNPNYELASRSLGANSFLTFLRVTVPMIKSALFSGAMFAFATSFDEIIVTQFLCGVQITTLPKRIWDGLNQQLDPTITAIAAIVIVFITAVMLLSNAKTLFGREPKYQIQEEIVLDDD, via the coding sequence ATGATGTTATGGATTGTCGCAGCTCTGATTATGCTTTTTCTGGTCCTGCCGGTACTGATTATCGTACCGATGTCATTCAGCTCGTCCCGGTATCTGGAATTTCCGCCCCCGGGCTTTTCCCCGCAGTGGTACCAGGCATTCTTCGGCAACGCCCAGTGGGTGAATTCCCTGAAAATCAGCTTTGAGCTGGCGATCCTTACAACGATTCTTTCGCTGATTCTGGGAATCCTCGCCGCGGAGGGGCTTTCCAAATCGGAATTCAGGGGCAAAAACGCCATTATCGAAACCTTCATGATGCCCATGCTGGTGCCCGGCATTATCGTCGGCATCGCGGTCTACCGGTTCGAAGCGGGAATCAACCTTTCCGGCACCTTCAGCGGGCTGCTGATCGCCCACGTCCTGATGGCGGTTCCGTTTGTAATCCGCACGGCGCTCGCCAGCCTGTCCGGCCTGAACCCGAACTATGAGCTGGCGTCCCGCAGCCTGGGAGCGAACAGCTTCCTCACCTTTCTGCGCGTGACCGTGCCGATGATCAAATCCGCGCTGTTTTCCGGCGCGATGTTCGCTTTCGCTACGTCGTTCGACGAGATCATCGTGACGCAGTTCCTCTGCGGCGTGCAGATCACGACCCTTCCGAAGAGAATCTGGGACGGCCTGAATCAGCAGCTCGATCCCACCATTACCGCCATAGCGGCGATCGTGATCGTTTTCATCACGGCAGTTATGCTCCTTTCCAACGCGAAGACCCTGTTCGGCCGCGAGCCGAAATACCAGATTCAGGAAGAAATTGTACTGGACGACGACTGA